CGGATGGCTATGAGGTGGCCTACCGCACCAATGCCATCACCCGTCATGGCGAGCACGGCAATGCGCTGCTGTCGCGCTACCCGATCGGCGACATCGGCCATCACGATGTGTCGGACCACCGCTTCGAGCAGCGTGGTCTGCTGCATGTGCCGGTGCACTGGCAGGGCGTGCAGGTGCATGCGGTCGTCGCGCACCTGGGGCTGATGCATGGCAGCCGGGTGCGCCAGGTGCAGCGGCTGCAGCAGTTCATCAACGACCATGTGCCCGGCGACGCCCCCCTGGTCGTGGCGGGCGATTTCAATGACTGGGGCGAGCGTCTGGACGAGCCAATCCGCGTGTGCGGCCTCAGCCGTGCGGTGCCGCACGGCAAGTCGCGCGGGTTGCCGACTTTCCCGTCGCGGGTGCCGGTGTTTTCGCTGGACCGCATCTACATGCGGGGCCTGCGCTGTGTCGACATGAAGGTGCCGCGCGGGCCGGCCTGGGCGCGCATGTCCGACCACCTGCCCCTGCTCGCCGAACTGGTGCTGGACGCGTGAACCGACCGGCGGAGCCGCTCTTCCCCTGGACGCTGGGGTCGCAGCCCAGCTTCACCGGCGGTAACGCGGTCGAACTGCTGTGCGGCGGCGATGCCTTGTTTCCGGCGCAGATCGCCGCGATCGATGCCGCCCGACATGAGGTCTGGCTGGCCACCTACATCTTTCATCATGACGACGCGGGTGCCGCCACCGCCGCCGCCCTGTGTCGCGCCGCCGCGCGCGGCGTGCGGGTGAGGGTGGTGGTGGACGGCTTCGGCTCCAAGGCCAGCCTGGGCTGGCTGCGTGAGCAGCTGCAACAGGCGCCGGTGGCCTTGGCAGTGTTCCGACCGATCGACCGCTGGTGGAACTGGCTGCATCCCGGCCAACTGCGCCGCCTGCATCAGAAGCTGTGCGTGGTCGATGGGATGGTGGGCTTCGTGGGCGGCATCAATATCATCGGCGACCGGATGGACCTGCACCACGGTCGCACCGACACCCCGCGCCTGGACTACGCGGTGCGGGTCAGCGGACCGGTGGTCCGGCCGGTGGAGCAGGCGGTGCGGGCGGTCTGGACGCGCGCCTGGCTGGGCCATGACTTCGGCGATGAAGTCCGCGCCATGATCCGCAGCGCCTCGCCGGGGCGGCGGGCGCGGCGACTGATGCGCCGCATCCGCATGCCGCGCGGCGACCATCGCCGCCGGGACCCGACCGTGCTGCCGCCGATGCGCGCGGCCTTCGTGCTGCGGGACAACTTCCGGCAGCGCCGCACGATCGAGCATGCGTATGTCGAAGCGATCCAGGCCGCGACCACCCGGGTGGACCTGATCACGCCGTACTTCTATCCCGGCCAGCGCTTCAGGCGTGCGCTCAAGGGCGCGGCCAAGCGGGGGGTGCAGGTTCGGTTGCTGCTGCAGGGCAAGGTGGACTACCGCATCGCCGCACTGGCTGCCCGTGCGCTCTATGAGGAGCTGCTGGGCCACGGCGTGCAGATCTACGAATACACGCCGGCCTTCCTGCATGCCAAGGTCTGTGTGGTGGACAACGACTGGGCCACGGTCGGCAGCTCCAACATCGATCCCTTGTCGCTGCTGCTGAACCTGGAGGCCAATGTCGTTGTCCGCGACGCCGCCTTTGCAGGCGATGTGGTGCGGGAGTTCGACGGCGCCATCGCCCGGTCGCGTCGCGTGGAGCAACCCGATGGCCGCGGCCTGCGCGGCATGCTGCGCCGCGGGCTGGTGGCCTGGGTGGCTTATGTCTACCTGCGGGTCGCCGGCGCGACCGGACGCTATTGAGCGGCGTCCGACCGGTTACGGCCGGGGCGGCGGACGATTGATATCGACCGCGCGACTGGGCGGGAACGGATCCTGACCCACCGAGGGCGCGGTCGGCCCGGCGGCCGGCCAGGCCTGCCGGTCCAGGAAGCGCAGCATCCCCTCCACCCGTGCGGCCCAACTGGCTTCGTCATGCGTGGCGCCCGGCGCTTCCTGATAGTTGAGCGTGCTGCGGTCCCAGCCCCGATTGAACAACTGCTGGCGCAGTTTGCGCAATTGACGGATGGCGCGCTCGCCTTCGCCGTCGCCCATGTCGATCCACAGCCGCGGACGGGCCAGGCTCATCGGCAGCGGGGTGCGGGCCACGTCGCGGATCGGGAATTCATCGTCCCACCACAGCGCGGGCGAGACCACCAGCGCGGCGCCGAACACCTCGTTGTGATGCATCGCCAGCCACAGGCTCAGGTTGCCGCCGAGCGAGGAACCGCCCACGGCGGTGTGCGTCGCATCCTTGAGCGTCCGGTAGCGGGCGTCGATGGCCGGCTTGATCTCTTCGATCAGATGACGGGCGTAAGCGGCGGCGTTGCCGCCCTGAGCCGCGCCGTCCACCACGATGCGGGTGGCGGTGTAGTCATCCGCCCGTTGCGGTGAATTGGACACGGCCACGATGATCAGCGGCTGGATCGCGCCGCTCACCACCAGGCGTTGCGCGGTCTCGTCCACCGACCATTCCGCACCGGCCGCGGCAGCGTCGAACACATTCTGTCCGTCCTGCAGATACAGCACCGGATAGCGCCGCTGCGGCTCGTTCTCATAGCCGGGCGGCAGCCAGACCTGCAGGGTGCGTGGCGAGACGAATCGTGTCGGGATTGGTGGCAGGGCCTCGATGCGGCCGGCCCGGCTCAGCGAGATCGGCGCGGCCGGCGCCCCGAACACCCGCGCCACCCGCACCCGATCAGCCACCAGTTCCAGCATGCGGTTCTGGCCAGGCTCCCAGCCCGCATCGGACGCCTGTCCGTGGCGTTCGATGCGGAACTTGTAGGGCAGGGCGCCGCCGATGGGCGCGCGTTCGACGGTGAGCTCAGCGATCCAGAGGCTGTCGCGGTCGTCCTCGCTATCCCGGACGTCGGTCGTCTCCCTCGCCCGCTTGGCGAGGACCGGCGTGTCCCAGCTCAGCGGGGCACCGCCGCCGCGCACGCCCACCCGGTCCTTCGTTGGATCGAAGCGACCGGCGCGGATCTCGTCGCGCATGTCGATCTCGAACAGCACCCGGGTGGCGGCAAAGCCCTGGACGCCGATCGACATCAGCAACGCGGCCGCAAAGAAGCGGACAAGTGCAGCGATGGACAGCGGGACCGGCCACCCGCTCCGGCGTTTGGGAGGCGCCGCGTGCCGTGTGCTGGGGATGCCGCGGGCAGTGACGGCAAGGAAGGCGCTCAGGGAAAGGACGCGGCGCATGAAGGGTCGGGGAAGTTCAGTCCAGCAGCACCATATCAGTTCGATGATTCAGCAATGTTGCCAGCGTGCCGTCGTTGACCAGGGCAAAGGCCTGTTCGATGTCGGGCGCGAGGTAGTGGTCGTCCTGCATGGCCGGGCAACGGGCGCGCAGCAGCGCATGGACCTCTTCCAGCGCGTCGGAGCTGCGCAGCGGCCTGAGGAACTCGATGCCCTGGCCGGCCGCCAGCAGTTCGATCGCCACGATGTGGGCCGTGTTGTCCAGCATCGGCCCCAGCCGGCGCGCACCGAAGGTGGCCATCGACACATGGTCTTCCTGATTGGCGCTGGTGGGCAGGCTGTCCACGCTGGCGGGATGGGCCAGCGACTTGTTCTCGCTGGCCAGCGCCGCGGCGGTCACGTGCGCAATCATGAAGCCGGAGTTGAGGCCGGCATTCGCGGTGAGGAAGGGCGGCAGGCGCGACACGCCGGTGTCGATCAGCATGGCGATGCGCCGCTCGGCAATCGCCCCGACCTCCGCCACCGCGCAGGCCAGGGCGTCTGCCGCCAGGGCCACCGGCTCGGCATGGAAGTTGCCGCCGCTGATCATGGCGGACGTGCCATCGTCTGACGCGAACACCAGCGGGTTGTCGGTCACCGCATTGGCTTCGCGCAGCAGCACGTCGCGCACATAGCGGGACTGATCCAGGCAGGCGCCCATCACCTGAGGCTGGCAGCGCAGGCAATAGGGATCCTGCACGCGGTCGTCGCCGTCCCGATGGGACTGCCGGATCGGGCTGCCCGCCAGCAGCGCGCGGTAGGCGGCAGCCGCCTCGATCTGGCCGGGCTGGCCGCGCACCTCATGGATGCGGGGATCGAAGGGACCATCGCTGCCGCGCGCGGCATCCAGGCTCAGCGCGCCGCTGACGATGGCGGCGGCATAGACGGTGTCGAAGCGCAGCAGCGCATCCAGGGCCAGTGCGGTCGAGGTCTGGGTGCCGTTGATCAGCGCCAAGCCTTCCTTGGCCTCCAGCACCAGCGGCCTCAGGCCGGCCTTCTCCAGCTCCGGCAGAGCCGGGCGGCGTTGGCCGTCCACCAGCATTTCGCCTTCGCCCATCAGGGCCAGCGTCATGTGCGACAGCGGGGCCAGATCGCCCGACGCACCGACCGAGCCCTGCGCCGGCACATAGGGCACCAGGCCGGCGTTGAAGGCATCCAGCAGGCTTTGCACCACCGATTCCCGCACCCCGGAGTAGCCGCGCGCCAGCGAGGCCGCCTTGGTGGCCAGCATCAGCCGCACCACGGCGGGCGACAGCGGCGCCCCCACGCCCACGCAGTGCGACCGGATCAGGTTGCGCTGCAGGG
The Roseateles amylovorans genome window above contains:
- a CDS encoding endonuclease/exonuclease/phosphatase family protein yields the protein MTRPSPRHAAVSNSATTDTTPAQSADRLRVATYNIHKGVRGMGLAKRLEIHNLSQGVRALDADLVFLQEVRLFHHREARHFERSYFGWPEQGQAEFLAPDGYEVAYRTNAITRHGEHGNALLSRYPIGDIGHHDVSDHRFEQRGLLHVPVHWQGVQVHAVVAHLGLMHGSRVRQVQRLQQFINDHVPGDAPLVVAGDFNDWGERLDEPIRVCGLSRAVPHGKSRGLPTFPSRVPVFSLDRIYMRGLRCVDMKVPRGPAWARMSDHLPLLAELVLDA
- the clsB gene encoding cardiolipin synthase ClsB → MNRPAEPLFPWTLGSQPSFTGGNAVELLCGGDALFPAQIAAIDAARHEVWLATYIFHHDDAGAATAAALCRAAARGVRVRVVVDGFGSKASLGWLREQLQQAPVALAVFRPIDRWWNWLHPGQLRRLHQKLCVVDGMVGFVGGINIIGDRMDLHHGRTDTPRLDYAVRVSGPVVRPVEQAVRAVWTRAWLGHDFGDEVRAMIRSASPGRRARRLMRRIRMPRGDHRRRDPTVLPPMRAAFVLRDNFRQRRTIEHAYVEAIQAATTRVDLITPYFYPGQRFRRALKGAAKRGVQVRLLLQGKVDYRIAALAARALYEELLGHGVQIYEYTPAFLHAKVCVVDNDWATVGSSNIDPLSLLLNLEANVVVRDAAFAGDVVREFDGAIARSRRVEQPDGRGLRGMLRRGLVAWVAYVYLRVAGATGRY
- a CDS encoding alpha/beta hydrolase, with product MRRVLSLSAFLAVTARGIPSTRHAAPPKRRSGWPVPLSIAALVRFFAAALLMSIGVQGFAATRVLFEIDMRDEIRAGRFDPTKDRVGVRGGGAPLSWDTPVLAKRARETTDVRDSEDDRDSLWIAELTVERAPIGGALPYKFRIERHGQASDAGWEPGQNRMLELVADRVRVARVFGAPAAPISLSRAGRIEALPPIPTRFVSPRTLQVWLPPGYENEPQRRYPVLYLQDGQNVFDAAAAGAEWSVDETAQRLVVSGAIQPLIIVAVSNSPQRADDYTATRIVVDGAAQGGNAAAYARHLIEEIKPAIDARYRTLKDATHTAVGGSSLGGNLSLWLAMHHNEVFGAALVVSPALWWDDEFPIRDVARTPLPMSLARPRLWIDMGDGEGERAIRQLRKLRQQLFNRGWDRSTLNYQEAPGATHDEASWAARVEGMLRFLDRQAWPAAGPTAPSVGQDPFPPSRAVDINRPPPRP
- the hutH gene encoding histidine ammonia-lyase, which produces MTTALELIPGRLTLDQLRQIRRGDLRLTLHADAAAAIRRSAAVVQAAAAGDAPVYGVNTGFGKLASKRIGKDELAALQRNLIRSHCVGVGAPLSPAVVRLMLATKAASLARGYSGVRESVVQSLLDAFNAGLVPYVPAQGSVGASGDLAPLSHMTLALMGEGEMLVDGQRRPALPELEKAGLRPLVLEAKEGLALINGTQTSTALALDALLRFDTVYAAAIVSGALSLDAARGSDGPFDPRIHEVRGQPGQIEAAAAYRALLAGSPIRQSHRDGDDRVQDPYCLRCQPQVMGACLDQSRYVRDVLLREANAVTDNPLVFASDDGTSAMISGGNFHAEPVALAADALACAVAEVGAIAERRIAMLIDTGVSRLPPFLTANAGLNSGFMIAHVTAAALASENKSLAHPASVDSLPTSANQEDHVSMATFGARRLGPMLDNTAHIVAIELLAAGQGIEFLRPLRSSDALEEVHALLRARCPAMQDDHYLAPDIEQAFALVNDGTLATLLNHRTDMVLLD